A section of the Phaseolus vulgaris cultivar G19833 chromosome 8, P. vulgaris v2.0, whole genome shotgun sequence genome encodes:
- the LOC137826431 gene encoding annexin Gh1: protein MSTLKVPQSVPSAADDCEQLRKAFAGWGTNEGLIISILGHRRADQRKIIRETYAKTYGEDLLKVLDKELTSDFERLVHLWALDSAERDAFLANEAAKKWSSSNRVLVEISCARSSEQLLAARRAYHVLYKKSLEEDVAHRTTGDFRKLLLLLVSSYRYEGDEVDLSLAKTEAKLLHEKISKKAYTDDDFIKIFATRSRAQLNAAFNHYKDEFGKDINKDLKADPKNEFLALLRATTKCLIHPEKYFAKVVRLAIGGQGTNEENLTRVVVTRAEVDLKIIGEEYQRRNSVPLERAIAKDTSGDYEKMLLALLGQGDA from the exons ATGTCGACGTTGAAGGTGCCTCAATCTGTTCCCTCTGCTGCCGATGACTGTGAGCAGCTCCGAAAAGCCTTCGCAG GTTGGGGGACTAACGAGGGGCTTATCATATCCATCTTGGGTCATAGACGTGCTGATCAGAGGAAGATTATCCGAGAAACTTATGCCAAGACCTATGGAGAAGATCTCCTCAAGGTCTTGGACAAAGAACTCACGAGCGATTTTGAG AGGCTGGTTCATCTTTGGGCACTTGATTCTGCTGAACGTGATGCATTTTTGGCAAATGAGGCCGCTAAAAAGTGGAGTTCAAGCAATCGGGTTCTGGTGGAAATATCCTGCGCTAGGTCCTCCGAACAATTGCTTGCTGCAAGGAGGGCTTACCATGTTCTTTATAAGAAGTCTCTTGAGGAGGATGTTGCACATCGCACAACAGGGGACTTCCGTAAG CTCCTACTACTTCTGGTTAGTTCTTATCGATATGAAGGAGATGAGGTCGACTTGAGCTTGGCAAAAACTGAGGCAAAATTGCTGCAtgaaaagatttcaaaaaagGCTTATACCGATGACGACTTCATCAAGATTTTCGCTACAAGGAGCAGAGCACAACTTAATGCTGCTTTTAATCACTACAAAGATGAATTTGGAAAAGATATCAACAAG GACCTTAAGGCTGATCCAAAGAATGAGTTCCTGGCTTTACTAAGGGCAACTACGAAGTGCTTGATCCATCCTGAGAAGTACTTTGCGAAGGTTGTTCGTTTGGCTATCGGCGGGCAAGGAACCAATGAAGAAAACCTTACAAGAGTGGTGGTCACCAGGGCCGAAGTTGATTTGAAAATTATTGGAGAAGAGTATCAAAGGAGGAACAGTGTCCCTCTTGAACGTGCCATTGCCAAGGACACCTCTGGTGACTATGAGAAAATGCTTTTGGCGCTTTTAGGACAGGGTGATGCTTGA